A genomic stretch from Mycobacterium paraterrae includes:
- a CDS encoding DUF732 domain-containing protein: MKKTFAALGVFAAIALAAPAYGDPPDIAGDDAGFLGALRQVGIHFPYPDGAVGAGKSVCGCLNSGESGLELIHDVKARNPGFNMEDASDFAMISAKYYCPHQLSKS; the protein is encoded by the coding sequence GTGAAGAAGACATTCGCCGCGCTGGGCGTGTTCGCTGCGATCGCTCTGGCGGCGCCGGCCTACGGTGATCCACCCGATATCGCCGGCGACGACGCCGGCTTCTTGGGGGCGCTGCGCCAAGTCGGCATTCATTTTCCCTACCCGGACGGTGCCGTCGGCGCCGGAAAATCGGTTTGCGGATGCTTGAACAGCGGCGAATCCGGGTTGGAGCTGATCCACGACGTGAAAGCCCGCAATCCGGGCTTCAATATGGAAGACGCATCCGATTTCGCGATGATCTCCGCGAAATACTATTGCCCGCACCAACTCTCGAAGAGCTGA
- a CDS encoding AraC family transcriptional regulator, with the protein MTVSASSARLLSESAKLVELRRGGRARAGSYLYEGSQLITGWHSHDLHQIQYAIGGVVEVETATAHYLLPPQQAAWIPVGLEHQATMTAEVRSVAVMFDPHLLPAVESRARIVAVSPVIRQMMIYALRWPIGRPDSDPVSDGFFQTLGHLVFEALDHEAPLSLPTADNAIVAAAMEYTKTHLSDVTAAEVSRAVAVSERTLRRQFDTEVGMSWRTYLLHARMLRAMALLVSPGGSVQKTASAVGFDSLSAFTRAFTKFCGETPSSYRQRAGVTV; encoded by the coding sequence ATGACCGTCTCCGCATCTTCGGCCAGACTTTTGTCTGAATCGGCCAAACTCGTCGAGTTGCGCCGCGGTGGCCGGGCCCGTGCCGGCAGCTACCTCTACGAAGGCAGCCAACTGATCACCGGGTGGCACTCCCACGATCTTCATCAGATCCAATACGCGATCGGTGGCGTGGTCGAGGTCGAGACGGCCACCGCGCACTATCTCCTTCCGCCGCAGCAGGCCGCCTGGATTCCGGTGGGCCTTGAACACCAGGCCACCATGACCGCAGAAGTCCGCAGCGTCGCGGTGATGTTCGATCCGCATCTGCTACCCGCGGTCGAAAGCCGGGCCCGGATCGTGGCGGTGTCGCCGGTGATCCGGCAGATGATGATCTATGCGCTGCGTTGGCCGATCGGGCGCCCAGACAGTGATCCGGTGTCGGACGGCTTCTTTCAGACCCTCGGCCACCTGGTATTCGAGGCGCTCGACCACGAGGCGCCGCTGAGCCTGCCTACCGCCGACAACGCGATAGTCGCTGCCGCAATGGAGTACACGAAGACGCACCTGTCTGACGTGACCGCGGCGGAGGTGAGCCGCGCGGTCGCGGTATCCGAGCGGACGCTGCGACGCCAATTCGACACCGAGGTCGGCATGTCGTGGCGGACTTACCTGCTGCATGCCCGCATGTTGCGCGCGATGGCGTTGCTGGTCAGCCCCGGCGGGTCGGTGCAAAAGACTGCCAGCGCAGTCGGTTTCGACAGCTTGAGTGCGTTCACTCGCGCGTTCACCAAGTTCTGCGGCGAGACCCCGTCGAGTTACCGGCAGCGAGCCGGCGTGACGGTGTAA
- a CDS encoding amidohydrolase family protein, producing MNIDDLILVSIDDHVVEPPDMFRRHVPAKFKDEAPIVVTDDKGVDQWMYQGRPQGVSGLNAVVSWPAEEWGRDPAGFAEMRPGVYDVHERVRDMNRNGILASMCFPTFTGFSARHLNMTREDVTLVMVSAYNDWHIDEWAGSYPDRFISIAILPTWTPEGMCAEIRRVAAKGCRAVTMPELPHLEGLPSYHDDDYWGPVFRTLSEENVVMCLHIGTGFGAISMAPNAPIDNMIILATQVSAMCAQDLLWGPAMRNYPDLKFAFSEGGIGWIPFYLDRCDRHYTNQKWLRRDFGSQLPSEVFREHSLACYVTDKTSLRLRHEIGIDIIAWECDYPHSDCFWPDAPEQVMAELRGAGADDTDINKITWQNACNFFGWDPFARTPREQATVKALRAKGADVDVSIRSRKEWARLYEQKQLV from the coding sequence ATGAATATCGACGACCTGATTCTGGTCAGCATCGACGACCACGTCGTAGAGCCGCCGGACATGTTCCGGCGCCATGTGCCGGCGAAGTTCAAGGACGAGGCGCCGATCGTTGTGACCGATGACAAGGGCGTCGACCAGTGGATGTACCAGGGCCGCCCGCAAGGCGTCAGTGGCCTCAACGCCGTGGTGTCGTGGCCGGCCGAGGAGTGGGGTCGCGACCCGGCGGGCTTCGCGGAGATGCGACCGGGCGTCTACGACGTGCACGAGCGAGTCCGCGACATGAACCGCAACGGCATCCTGGCGTCGATGTGCTTTCCGACCTTCACCGGTTTCTCTGCCCGTCACCTCAACATGACCCGCGAAGACGTCACGCTGGTGATGGTGTCGGCGTACAACGACTGGCACATCGACGAGTGGGCGGGTTCCTACCCGGACCGCTTCATCTCGATCGCGATCCTGCCGACCTGGACTCCCGAGGGTATGTGTGCCGAGATCCGCCGCGTGGCGGCCAAGGGCTGTCGCGCGGTGACGATGCCCGAACTGCCGCACCTGGAAGGACTTCCGAGCTATCACGACGACGACTACTGGGGCCCGGTATTTCGCACCCTATCCGAGGAGAACGTGGTGATGTGCCTGCACATCGGCACCGGCTTCGGGGCGATCAGCATGGCGCCCAACGCGCCAATTGACAACATGATCATCCTGGCCACCCAGGTCTCGGCGATGTGCGCGCAGGATCTGCTGTGGGGTCCGGCGATGCGCAACTACCCGGACCTCAAATTCGCCTTTTCCGAGGGCGGAATCGGTTGGATCCCTTTCTATCTCGACCGCTGCGATCGGCACTACACCAACCAGAAATGGCTGCGCCGCGACTTCGGCTCGCAACTGCCCAGCGAGGTGTTCCGCGAACACTCGTTGGCGTGCTACGTCACCGACAAGACGTCGCTGAGGCTGCGTCACGAGATCGGCATCGACATCATCGCCTGGGAGTGCGACTACCCACACTCGGACTGCTTTTGGCCGGATGCCCCCGAACAGGTGATGGCCGAGCTACGGGGCGCAGGGGCCGACGACACCGACATCAACAAGATCACCTGGCAAAATGCCTGCAACTTCTTCGGCTGGGACCCGTTCGCTCGCACGCCGCGCGAACAGGCCACGGTCAAGGCTTTGCGCGCCAAGGGCGCCGACGTCGACGTGTCGATCCGATCGCGCAAAGAGTGGGCGCGGCTCTACGAGCAGAAGCAGCTCGTCTAG
- a CDS encoding fatty acyl-AMP ligase has product MSRFTDNMFRNAHASSRGMVTGEPYEPVRHTWLEVHERARRVAGGLAAAGVGHGDAVGVLAGFPVEIAPTAQALWMRGASLTMLHQPTPRTDLAVWAEDTMNVITMIEANAVIVSEPFLVAIPVLEEKGIKVLKIGDLLESEPIDPVETDEDDLALMQLTSGSTGSPKAVQITHRNIYSNAEAMFIGAQYDVDKDVMVSWLPCFHDMGMVGFLTIPMYFGAELVKVTPMDFLRDTLLWAKLIDKYEGTMTAAPNFAYALFAKRLRKQAEPGQYDLSTLRFALSGAEPVDPADVEDLLDAGKAFGLKPSAILPAYGMAETTLAVSFSECNAGLVVDEVDADLLAALRRAVPASKGNTRRLASLGPLLKDLEARVVDENGNVMPARGVGVIELRGECVTPGYITMGGFLPAQDEHGWYDTGDLGYLMENGHIVVCGRVKDVIIMAGRNIYPTDIERAAGRVEGVRTGCAVAVRLDAGHSRETFAVAVESNSWQDPAEVRRIEHQVAHEVVTEVDVRPRNVVVLGPGTIPKTSSGKLRRANSVTLVT; this is encoded by the coding sequence GTGAGCAGGTTTACCGACAACATGTTCCGCAACGCTCATGCGAGCTCGCGGGGCATGGTCACCGGCGAGCCGTACGAGCCCGTCCGGCACACCTGGCTCGAGGTGCACGAACGTGCCCGTCGCGTCGCCGGCGGACTGGCCGCCGCGGGCGTGGGCCACGGTGACGCGGTCGGCGTCCTGGCCGGATTCCCGGTCGAGATCGCCCCCACCGCACAGGCGCTGTGGATGCGTGGCGCCAGCCTGACGATGTTGCACCAGCCCACGCCGCGCACCGACCTCGCCGTGTGGGCCGAGGACACCATGAACGTGATCACGATGATCGAGGCGAACGCGGTGATCGTCTCCGAGCCCTTCCTCGTCGCCATCCCGGTGCTCGAAGAAAAAGGCATCAAGGTGCTCAAGATCGGCGACCTGCTCGAGTCCGAGCCGATCGACCCGGTCGAGACCGACGAGGACGATTTGGCGCTGATGCAGCTGACGTCCGGGTCGACCGGCTCGCCCAAGGCCGTTCAAATCACCCACCGCAACATCTACTCCAATGCCGAGGCGATGTTCATCGGCGCCCAGTACGACGTCGACAAGGACGTCATGGTCAGCTGGCTGCCCTGCTTCCACGACATGGGCATGGTGGGCTTCCTGACCATCCCGATGTACTTCGGCGCCGAGCTGGTCAAGGTCACGCCGATGGACTTCCTGCGCGACACGCTGCTGTGGGCCAAGCTGATCGACAAGTACGAGGGCACCATGACCGCTGCGCCGAACTTCGCGTATGCGCTGTTCGCCAAGCGGCTGCGAAAGCAGGCCGAGCCCGGCCAGTACGACCTGTCGACGTTGCGGTTCGCGCTGTCGGGCGCCGAGCCCGTCGATCCCGCCGACGTCGAGGACCTCCTCGATGCGGGCAAGGCCTTCGGGCTGAAGCCGTCGGCGATCCTGCCTGCCTATGGCATGGCGGAGACCACGCTGGCTGTGTCGTTCTCGGAGTGCAACGCGGGACTGGTGGTCGACGAGGTCGATGCCGACTTGCTGGCCGCGCTGCGCCGCGCCGTTCCGGCCAGCAAGGGCAACACCCGGCGGCTGGCCTCGCTCGGTCCGCTGCTGAAGGATCTCGAGGCGCGCGTCGTCGACGAGAACGGCAACGTGATGCCTGCCCGCGGTGTCGGGGTGATCGAGTTGCGTGGCGAATGCGTGACGCCCGGTTACATCACGATGGGCGGATTCCTGCCCGCACAGGACGAGCACGGCTGGTATGACACCGGCGATCTCGGTTACCTGATGGAAAACGGCCACATCGTGGTCTGCGGCCGCGTCAAGGACGTGATCATCATGGCCGGCCGCAACATCTACCCGACCGACATCGAGCGGGCCGCCGGCCGCGTCGAGGGTGTGCGCACCGGCTGCGCCGTCGCGGTGCGACTCGACGCCGGGCATTCGCGCGAAACCTTCGCTGTCGCAGTCGAATCCAATTCCTGGCAGGATCCCGCCGAGGTACGCCGCATCGAGCACCAGGTGGCCCATGAGGTCGTCACCGAGGTCGATGTGCGGCCGCGCAACGTCGTGGTGCTCGGCCCCGGCACCATTCCGAAGACGTCATCCGGCAAGCTGCGCCGGGCGAACTCGGTCACGCTGGTTACCTAA